Within Ipomoea triloba cultivar NCNSP0323 chromosome 9, ASM357664v1, the genomic segment TCTTTCGATCTTCACAAAATGATGATGGACGGAGAATCCACCTCCTACCCACCTCAGCCGGTGCCGGTCCCGCCGGTGATCAGCCCACAGTTCATCGTTCCCTACCCGGTGGATTTGGCGGTGGTGAGGAAAGTCATGACTCTCCAGGAAGGCAAGTTCGAAGTCCTCGACATCAACGGCACCGTCATGTTCAAGATAAAAAGCAAACTCTTAAGCATCCGTGATCGCCGCATCTTGGTCGACACCAACGACACCCCCATCGTCACTTTCCAACAAAAGGTATTACTTATATCTGGTCCACAAAACACGAAATCCCTAACCCTATCAGAGGACTGGTGCCTATAGGGCTCAATCCTGTTCCAGATTCTGATCTGTCACTCAGGAATCAACTGAACTATCTGTACCTATCTGTTCGTTTTCAGAATGTAATTAATGTTTTGTGTTCGATCAGATATTGACAGCTCACAGGAGATGGCAAGCGTTCAGGGGAGAAAGCACAGATCCGAAAGATCTGCTCTTCAGCGTGAAGAAATCATCGCTGTTTCAACTGAAGACGAAGCTGGATGTGTTCCTGGCGGGCAACACGAAAGGAGAGGTGTGCGATTTCCACATAAAGGGGAGCTGGCTGGAACGGTCGTGCGTGATATACGCGGGAGACTCGTCGACCATTGTTGCCCAGATGCACAAGAAGCACACGGCAGGGAGCGTATTTCTGGGGAAAGAACATTTCGGGGTGACGGTTTATCCCAACGTTGATTATGCCTTTATAGTGGCCTTGGTTGTAATTCTTGAGGAAATTAACCAGGACAGGTCGGGTGAGGACTAAGGTCACACATATCACAGATGTATATGTGAATAATCTCTTGTTAATCGTGAtgtttaatcaaattttatttgattatttgtgGTTTACCATCTATGTATGTTTCTATGCTTTTCTTTTTGATAATCTTGCATGCATCATCAAATGTTTAATATTCATACATTTAAATAACAATTCTGGATGAACACGGAACGTTCGTTGGGATAAATTCAAAAAACAACTACTAAATATCATGTTTAAAGATATAATTTAATTCagacaaattataaattttgactAAATACTGGATTCAACTCTCCTGATATGGGATATGGGATCATTCAAGTTTTACTGTATGCACTTTTGTTGTtcacctaaaccctaaaccctttgtctattataaaattatactttCTCTTCCTCTCAATcacaccaaaattttattctatATTTCTAATCTAAGTTGTGGAGTTTGGATGCAatttggaaaaaagaaaaataataatgatgcaTTTATTATTATGGTAGACCTTGTAAATTTACCATTTCAATTATGAAGATATTGAGTTGCCTCTTTTCTTTGGTAGGCCATTATTGGCTTGAAggcattatattaatatatgttaGTGATGGAAAATTGACAATAAGGGTTGAAAATGAGCAGCATTTATAATATACTCATGTATGTATACGATCAGAAGTCTTTATTGAAATGGCTataattaaagagaaaaaaaaataataacaacacTCATGCGTGAATGATGATTCAGGTTATTTTGTAGATATATTAGATGGTACGtgatattaacaattttttttagatggtACGTGATTCaggttatttttttaattaggatTATGAAATAGCTATTCGGTCAAAATGACatcatctaaaaataaaaatgtcagtGTGTTAACATCTCAAAACTAaagtgataatatatatatatatatatatatatatatatatatatatatatatatatatatatatatatatatatgtatgtatgtatgtatgtaaaatTCAATAATGACTAGAATTTATCATAAGGTGTGAATTAGATGATATAGGTCTCTTTCAATTAAATCAAAAGTTTGGAATCCTTTTATGGGACACAAACATGATTAATCTCAATGTGTGATCAAATTCATATATAATGACTATTTTtacaatttaacatttttaaattttaataatttatggaataatattaaaaatttaaagttttaatgtGATTTTATCAAAATCTGATCTTTTAGCTCAATTTgtaaattgtatttattttttttgaaaacgaaaaccaaacatatattaaaaaagatcATAAAGGAAGGAGAAAAGGAGGGGGATGATCTCCATTCCTTATGGTAGACAAGAGTAAAGCGTCTCTCACAAGGAGATGGACTACTTCATTCGCGAACTGTTTAGCAAATACAAAGCTAACACTACAAAAGCTATTAGCTCTAAAGTCATTTAGGATTAGGTCAAAGGAGGTACAAGAGTCACCATTTTTAATTCCCTCAACAAGTAAAGCATGATTCAATTTGCACCTTGTCGGTCTTAATGGAATTCAGCCATTTGAGGGCTTCCCTAATGCCCAAAGCTTCAGCCACTTTCGCTTGGTAGACCTATTTGGGGCACAAAGC encodes:
- the LOC116028969 gene encoding protein LURP-one-related 10-like, which gives rise to MMMDGESTSYPPQPVPVPPVISPQFIVPYPVDLAVVRKVMTLQEGKFEVLDINGTVMFKIKSKLLSIRDRRILVDTNDTPIVTFQQKILTAHRRWQAFRGESTDPKDLLFSVKKSSLFQLKTKLDVFLAGNTKGEVCDFHIKGSWLERSCVIYAGDSSTIVAQMHKKHTAGSVFLGKEHFGVTVYPNVDYAFIVALVVILEEINQDRSGED